A region of Lycium barbarum isolate Lr01 chromosome 1, ASM1917538v2, whole genome shotgun sequence DNA encodes the following proteins:
- the LOC132620633 gene encoding probable 2-oxoglutarate-dependent dioxygenase AOP1, translating to MGSDIKLPNIDFSHQDLKPGTLVWNQVKSQVHRALVEYGCFEASFDKIPIHLRKSIFESLQELFDLPLQTKIRNISTKPYHGYVGQYPQVPLYESMGIDDANIPDKAEKLTQILWPQGNHTFCKTIQSYSEQLSELDQTIRRMILESLGVANYMDEHMNSTNYLLRVMKYKGPQSSETKLGLNAHTDKNIVTILYQNQVNGLEVLTKDGQWINVDPTPDTFTVMIGDSLNAWANGRLHSPYHRVMMTGNEARYSVGLFSIPKAGYMIKAPEELVDEEHPLLFKPFDHVEFLAFYYTEEGQRCKSALKTYCGV from the exons atGGGTTCTGATATCAAGCTTCCAAATATAGACTTTTCTCATCAAGACCTAAAGCCAGGCACACTTGTATGGAACCAAGTGAAAAGCCAAGTCCACCGAGCACTAGTAGAATATGGTTGTTTTGAAGCATCGTTTGATAAAATTCCTATACACCTTCGAAAATCCATTTTTGAATCCTTACAAGAGCTTTTTGATCTGCCTTTACAAACAAAAATAAGAAACATTTCAACAAAACCCTACCATGGCTACGTTGGACAGTATCCTCAAGTTCCACTCTATGAAAGTATGGGCATTGATGATGCTAATATCCCAGATAAAGCTGAAAAACTCACTCAAATTCTCTGGCCCCAAGGAAATCATACTTTTTG TAAAACTATTCAGTCATACTCAGAGCAACTATCAGAGTTGGACCAGACAATAAGGAGGATGATTCTGGAGAGCTTAGGCGTTGCGAACTACATGGATGAGCATATGAATTCGACCAACTACCTTCTTCGAGTTATGAAGTATAAAGGACCTCAAAGCAGTGAAACAAAATTAGGACTAAATGCTCACACGGACAAGAACATTGTTACCATACTATACCAAAATCAAGTAAATGGTCTTGAAGTTTTGACCAAAGATGGGCAGTGGATCAATGTTGACCCTACACCAGACACTTTCACTGTCATGATTGGAGATTCTCTTAAC gCATGGGCAAATGGCCggctgcattcaccatatcataGAGTGATGATGACAGGAAATGAAGCAAGATACTCAGTTGGTTTGTTTTCAATACCTAAAGCTGGATacatgataaaagcaccagaagAACTGGTGGATGAAGAGCATCCTTTACTCTTTAAGCCATTTGATCATGTTGAATTCCTAGCTTTCTACTACACTGAAGAAGGCCAAAGATGTAAATCTGCTCTAAAGACCTATTGTGGTGTCTGA